Genomic DNA from Deltaproteobacteria bacterium:
TTGAAAAAACCTTTTCGGTCGATCCCGCACCGTTTCTCGACCCCTTCCAACAGCACCTTCCCCGGGGAGCGAAGATCCTGGATGTCGGCTGTGGATCGGGAAGGGATCTTTTGTGGCTTAAAAAAAGAGGCTTCGACGTCGTCGGCCTGGAGCGCTCGGCCGGACTGGCCGATCTTGCCCGGCAACACAGCGGGTGCGACGTCCTTATCGGCGACTTCGAGACCTTCGATTTCGCCGCTCTCGACATGGACGCCGTTCTCATGAGCGGCTCTCTGGTGCACCTCCCCCACGCAAAACTGCCCGCCGTTCTGGCCCGCATCCTTTCTGCCTGCGGCCACAATTCCCAAACGCTGCACCGACCCTCTTCGAACATGCAGAAATATGCCTACATCTCCATCAAGGAAGGCCTTGCCACCAAAGGGCTTGCCGATGGCAGGCTGTTTTACCTGTGGGAAAAGAAAACCATGCAGCCCGTGCTCGAAGGGCTGGGTCTGAACATCCTGGAAATTCGCCGCAGCGTATCCGCTTTACGACCCGACGACGTCTGGCTGGCCTTCATTGCCGCCTTTTAAGATCGTGTTGCTTTTTTTCCGTTCCACGGGTAATAAACAGGCGACGATCCGGATGGTCCCCCCTCAACCTGTCACCGCCGAAGGAGCTGATGATGAAAGCAACCCATGAATTGGCCGCATCCGAACTGCGTTACAATTGTAACCCAAGCGTTTTCAAATTCAAAAACACAACGGAAATCGAACCCCTGGATGAAGTGATCGGCCAGGAACGGGCTGTACACGCCATCGATTTCGGGCTCAACATGACCAGCCCGGGCTACAACATCTTCGTGACCGGCATCGAAGGAACAGGGCGCACGACCATCGTCAAGGATATCACCGCTAAACACGCACGGTCGCTTCCCACGCCCTGCGACTGGTGCATGGTCAACAATTTCCATGACGAATACCGTCCCAAGGCAATCGCCGTTCCCAGCGGCAGCGCCGTTCTTTTCAGCAAACAGATGAACCGGCTGATTCACATGCTCAGGGGAAAGCTTCCCAAGGCCTTCGAAAGTGAATCGTTCCGGGAAAAAAGCACGCAAGCCCAGGAAAAATTCCAGATCGAGGAAAAAGCCCTTTTCCAGCAGCTGGACCAATCGGCCAAAGAGAAAAACCTCCTCATCAACAAAACCGCTTCCGGTTTTCAAACCATTCCCGTTCAGGACGGCAAGCCCATGACCCACGAGGCCTTCCAGGCCTTGCCGGAAACGGAACAGGAAAAGTTGAAAGCGGATATGCAGGCCCTTCAGGGTGAAATTGAGACGACACTCCGGGACGTCAACAAAATCCGTCAGTCCATGTCCAGAGCCATGGAAAAACTCATGGAGGAAACCGCCCTTTTCGTTGTAAAGGACCGCATGGCGTATCTCAAGGAGCCCTATGAAAACTGCCCGGATATCCTGACCTACCTCACAGAAGTCCAGGAGGACATCGTCGAAAACGTGGAAGACTTTCTCCCCGGCAAAGAGGGCCCCAACCCGACCGCAGAAGCGCTGTTCCAGGCACCCAAGCCCACTTTTCAGAAATACAAGATCAACGTCATCGCCGACCGGCGCAACGCCAAGGGAGCACCGGTCGTCTTCGAACCCAATCCGACCTACCATAATGTGTTCGGTCAGATCGAAAAAAAGGCCCACATGGGAGGCGTGACCACCGATTTCAGCATGGTAAAAGCAGGCTCCCTCCTGCAGGCCGACGGCGGGTATCTCATCATGGAAATCGAGTCTCTGCTGATGAACCCGCTGGTGTGGGAAGCCTTGAAACGGGCCTTGCAGAACAAAAGGCTCTTCATCGAAGACATCCCTGCGGCCCATGGCTACGCCACCTCTTCGCTGCGCCCGGAGCCGATCCCCCTGGAGGTCAAGGTCATTCTGCTGGGCGGCTACCAGCCTTTTGAAGTGCTGCAGAACTATGATTCAAAATTCAACAAGATTTTCAAGGTCCGGGCGGACTTCGACTACGAAGTGGAAAGAAGCGAAGCCAGCATCCAGCAGTACGCGAAATTCGTGGCCAGGGTCTGTCAAAATGAAACCCTGCTGCCCTTCACACCGGATGGGATAGCTTCCCTGGTGGAATTCGGCCAAAAGTACACCTCCAATAAAAATAAGCTGTCCATTCGCTTCGGCCCCATTGTCGGCATCATCAAGGAAGCCAGCTACTGGGCCGGTAAAGACGACGTGAAAGAAGTCTCGACCGCCCATGTTATCAAGGCCTTCAACGAGCACCGCTTCCGCTACAACCTGTACGAAGAAAAGATACACGAATCTTATCTGGACAAAACCATTCTGATCGATGTCCAAGGCGCTGTAACCGGTCAGGTCAACGCCCTGGCCGTTTACCAGATGGGCGACATATCCTTCGGCCGGCCTTCGCGCATCACCGCCGAAACCTACATGGGTGAAGCAGGCGTCATCAACATCGAGCGCGAAGCCAACATGAGCGGAAAAACCCACGACAAGGGCGTCCTGATTCTGTCAGGCTTTATCGGCCGGACCTTTGCCCAGGACCACCCCTTGAATCTCTCCATCAGTATCACCTTCGAACAGAGCTACAGCGGCATCGACGGCGACAGTGCCTCATCCACGGAACTGTACGCCATTCTGTCCAGCCTCTCGGGCATCCCCATCGATCAGGGCATCGCCGTGACCGGTTCCGTCAATCAGAAGGGCGGCATCCAGGCCATTGGCGGCGTCAATCATAAAATCGAGGGTTTTTTCGACGTGTGCAAGGCCAGGGGACTTACAGGCACACAGGGCGTCATGATCCCCCGGGCCAATGTCAAGAATCTGATGCTGAAAAAAGAGGTGGTCGATGCCGTGGAACGGGGGGAGTTCCACATATACCAGGTGGCCACCATCGCCGAAGGCATTCAGATCCTCACTGGAAAGGAAGCCGGCAAACCGGATGAAAACGGCATCTATCCGGAAGGCACCATCTTCGGCAAGGTGCAGAAAAAGCTGCAGGCTTACATGGAAAAAGAGATCCTGCTTAGGAAACGGATGTGGGGCAAGTAGGAAGGGACCGGCGGCAGGAAAAGGCGGGGCCGGATGCAGGTAAAACAGATCAAACTCACCAGGATGGCCGTTTGCTGCTACCTGGTCGCAGACGGGGCGACCGGGGAGTGCGCCCTCATCGATCCGGCTTTCGATACGGATCGCATCCTGGCAACGGTGGCGAGGGCGCGCTTGAAGGTCACCCGCATCATCAACACCCATTGCCATGCCGACCACACCGCCGGTAATGCCGCCCTGAAAGCGGCCACCGGCGCAGACATCTGCATCCACCCGTCCGACGCAGGCAGGCTGACGTCTGTGATGAACCGTGCCTTTGCCAGGGCTCTCGGTGGAAAGGGCTCCCCCAGGCCGGATCTCCTGCTCCACGACGGCGACGCCATCGCCGTGGGCCGCTTGAGTTTGAAAGTCCTGCACACGCCCGGCCACACGCCCGGGGGAATATGCCTTTATGCAGACAAGCATCTTTTTACCGGCGACACCCTGTTTGTCGGCGGCATCGGACGCACCGACCTTTCCGGTGGCTCCATGGATCAGCTGATCGCATCCATCAGGCAGAAAATATACACCTTGCCGCCCGACACCATTGTATGGCCGGGTCACCATTACGGTTTCCGGCCCAGTTCGACGGTTGAACACGAAAGACGGACAAATCCATACACACGATAACGGAGAACGACTCCAACACTCCAAGAGGTATTTCATGCCCAAAATAGGTATGACGAGCTCGGCCATGATGATGGCCGACTGGTTGGTGGCACTGAAAGTGGCGGCAGCGGAAAAATTCGATGCCTTCGAAATCTGCTGCGTCTTTCCTTCGGCCGACCCGGATCAGATAACGCCGGATGCCCTTGCCGAAGCGCAAAAGGTCGTTCAGAAAAGTGGAATAGAGATCTGTGTGCATGCACCCTTTTTTGAAATCAATATCGCCGCCTTCTCCGGGGGTATTCGGGAGGAATCGATCCGCCTCATTAATAAAGCCGTCGATCTGTGCCATGGCCTCGGCGGCAGGACGCTTGTCGTGCATGCGGGAGATTTCACCTACACCTTCGACGGTGCCACCCGTCTGAATAACCCGGCCCTGGCCATTCAGTGGCAACACAATCTGGAGTCATTGAAGCGCATCAATGACTATGCCCAAAGAAAAGGTGTCGTCGTGTGCCTGGAAAATATCGCCATCAACGCCACCTCCATCGACCGCAACTTCGAAGACCTGCTGGAAATCAGGAAAGCGGTGGGCGCGTCATTGAAATTCACCCTGGACACGGGCCATGCCCGGCTGACCGAAGGGACCGTAAGGGGCATCGACCTGCTGGGAAAACAGATCCGCCACATCCACCTGACCGACAATTTCGGGGAGAAAGACGACCACCTGCCCGTGGGTGAGGGCAACGACGACTTCGGTTCCTATATCGACTTTTTGAGAGGGTTCGAACACATCATCACCCTGGAAGTGGTGGATATCGGCACGGACCCGGATCCCGTGCTCCGCTGCCGCCGGGCCCTGCAGGCGCTTTTCGCCAGTCAGCCGGCACCATAATATTCATCGCCGTTGGAAGAGAAATTTTCCCCCATTACCCGGGCGAAACATTAATGAGAGGGTTAGAAGGCGAAGTAGTGCACCAGCTGTTTGGTCATGCTGACAAGATCTTCGATATAGACGAATTCATCGGCTGCGTGGGCCCGGATGTCTTCGGCACGTTCAACGCCAAAACAGGCGACATCCAGCTTTGCCGGTTTCAAGGCATCGGCAACCATGGCCAAATCGGTCGAAGCACTGATGCCGCCGTATAGAAAATCCGTGTAACCGTAGACGGCGGTGGCGGCGGCTCTCATCTTTTTGGATGCGGGCGACTGCGGGTCGATTTCCACCGGACCGTAACTAAGGCTGAATTCGGTTTTTACGTCGATCAGCTTCGATTTCCGGCGGCCCCGCTCCACGGCTTCCTGTATTTCGGC
This window encodes:
- a CDS encoding class I SAM-dependent methyltransferase, giving the protein MNPDYYQTHPRDYFEKTFSVDPAPFLDPFQQHLPRGAKILDVGCGSGRDLLWLKKRGFDVVGLERSAGLADLARQHSGCDVLIGDFETFDFAALDMDAVLMSGSLVHLPHAKLPAVLARILSACGHNSQTLHRPSSNMQKYAYISIKEGLATKGLADGRLFYLWEKKTMQPVLEGLGLNILEIRRSVSALRPDDVWLAFIAAF
- a CDS encoding AAA family ATPase → MMKATHELAASELRYNCNPSVFKFKNTTEIEPLDEVIGQERAVHAIDFGLNMTSPGYNIFVTGIEGTGRTTIVKDITAKHARSLPTPCDWCMVNNFHDEYRPKAIAVPSGSAVLFSKQMNRLIHMLRGKLPKAFESESFREKSTQAQEKFQIEEKALFQQLDQSAKEKNLLINKTASGFQTIPVQDGKPMTHEAFQALPETEQEKLKADMQALQGEIETTLRDVNKIRQSMSRAMEKLMEETALFVVKDRMAYLKEPYENCPDILTYLTEVQEDIVENVEDFLPGKEGPNPTAEALFQAPKPTFQKYKINVIADRRNAKGAPVVFEPNPTYHNVFGQIEKKAHMGGVTTDFSMVKAGSLLQADGGYLIMEIESLLMNPLVWEALKRALQNKRLFIEDIPAAHGYATSSLRPEPIPLEVKVILLGGYQPFEVLQNYDSKFNKIFKVRADFDYEVERSEASIQQYAKFVARVCQNETLLPFTPDGIASLVEFGQKYTSNKNKLSIRFGPIVGIIKEASYWAGKDDVKEVSTAHVIKAFNEHRFRYNLYEEKIHESYLDKTILIDVQGAVTGQVNALAVYQMGDISFGRPSRITAETYMGEAGVINIEREANMSGKTHDKGVLILSGFIGRTFAQDHPLNLSISITFEQSYSGIDGDSASSTELYAILSSLSGIPIDQGIAVTGSVNQKGGIQAIGGVNHKIEGFFDVCKARGLTGTQGVMIPRANVKNLMLKKEVVDAVERGEFHIYQVATIAEGIQILTGKEAGKPDENGIYPEGTIFGKVQKKLQAYMEKEILLRKRMWGK
- a CDS encoding MBL fold metallo-hydrolase gives rise to the protein MQVKQIKLTRMAVCCYLVADGATGECALIDPAFDTDRILATVARARLKVTRIINTHCHADHTAGNAALKAATGADICIHPSDAGRLTSVMNRAFARALGGKGSPRPDLLLHDGDAIAVGRLSLKVLHTPGHTPGGICLYADKHLFTGDTLFVGGIGRTDLSGGSMDQLIASIRQKIYTLPPDTIVWPGHHYGFRPSSTVEHERRTNPYTR
- a CDS encoding sugar phosphate isomerase/epimerase, with the protein product MPKIGMTSSAMMMADWLVALKVAAAEKFDAFEICCVFPSADPDQITPDALAEAQKVVQKSGIEICVHAPFFEINIAAFSGGIREESIRLINKAVDLCHGLGGRTLVVHAGDFTYTFDGATRLNNPALAIQWQHNLESLKRINDYAQRKGVVVCLENIAINATSIDRNFEDLLEIRKAVGASLKFTLDTGHARLTEGTVRGIDLLGKQIRHIHLTDNFGEKDDHLPVGEGNDDFGSYIDFLRGFEHIITLEVVDIGTDPDPVLRCRRALQALFASQPAP